One part of the Streptomyces lienomycini genome encodes these proteins:
- a CDS encoding ABC transporter substrate-binding protein produces MSRQIDRRAFLRRGAAAAGALAVGPGLLAACSTDEPGTDAKAGAGSSPRSGGTLRAAFVGGGAAESLDFFNGPSALDLVRARAWHGTLGNLDPSGPDGVRYGVLKGIEVSADLSAYTLHVRPGVRFTDGSKLTAADVLHSLSGLAARSKLPVYRLAAANFDLAHARAEGDLKVVLPTLRPIADGRMILCQGNFLVVKDGTQEFREGMPSCGPFRLTEFTAGQGSAFERYDDHYGHVPRLDGLELRSIADSTARAGALTSGEIDFAHDLSPVTARTLDDNGRVELVPTESPYLVGLSFQMNMSAKPFDDPRVREAFKLAVDRQAMVKTVFYGNAQVGNDLPAMGFPDYAEGLPQRAHDPERARALLKEAGADGMKVTLTTGPETPGMVETATLFVEDLKEAGVRASLRELPAGQLYADFPAYAALPLAGAYQMPIPALSTYQMSTAGGSPSAFGWNESATDTLVAEARAESDRAEAKKLGTQAQRTRWEDGNQVLPVFKPNLNAQAKGVTGIRDDLFEQFPGFSQASLA; encoded by the coding sequence ATGTCCAGACAGATCGACCGTCGCGCCTTCCTCCGCCGAGGTGCGGCGGCAGCCGGGGCCCTGGCGGTGGGCCCCGGCCTGCTGGCGGCGTGCTCCACCGACGAGCCCGGCACCGACGCGAAGGCCGGGGCCGGCTCCTCGCCCCGCTCGGGCGGCACACTCCGCGCCGCCTTCGTCGGAGGCGGCGCCGCCGAGTCGCTCGACTTCTTCAACGGCCCCTCCGCACTGGACCTCGTGCGTGCCCGCGCCTGGCACGGCACCCTGGGCAACCTGGACCCCAGCGGTCCCGACGGCGTGCGCTACGGCGTTCTCAAGGGCATCGAGGTCTCAGCGGACCTGTCGGCCTACACCCTGCACGTACGGCCCGGCGTCCGTTTCACCGACGGCTCCAAGCTGACCGCCGCCGACGTCCTGCACTCGCTCAGCGGTCTCGCGGCCCGGAGCAAGCTGCCCGTGTACCGGCTCGCCGCCGCCAACTTCGACCTCGCGCACGCCAGGGCCGAAGGCGACCTCAAGGTCGTACTGCCCACGTTGCGGCCCATCGCCGACGGCCGCATGATCCTCTGCCAGGGCAACTTCCTCGTCGTGAAGGACGGCACCCAGGAGTTCCGCGAGGGCATGCCCAGTTGCGGCCCCTTCCGGCTGACCGAGTTCACCGCCGGTCAGGGCTCGGCGTTCGAGCGCTACGACGACCACTACGGACACGTGCCGCGCCTGGACGGCCTGGAGTTGCGGTCGATCGCGGACTCGACCGCCCGGGCCGGTGCGCTCACCAGCGGCGAGATCGACTTCGCCCACGACCTGTCACCCGTCACCGCGCGCACGCTCGACGACAACGGAAGGGTCGAACTCGTCCCCACCGAGAGCCCCTATCTCGTCGGCCTGTCCTTCCAGATGAACATGAGCGCCAAGCCCTTCGACGACCCCCGGGTGCGGGAGGCGTTCAAGCTCGCCGTCGACCGGCAGGCCATGGTGAAGACCGTGTTCTACGGCAACGCCCAGGTCGGCAACGACCTCCCCGCCATGGGCTTCCCCGACTACGCCGAGGGGCTGCCCCAGCGCGCCCACGACCCGGAGCGGGCACGTGCGCTGCTCAAGGAGGCCGGGGCCGACGGCATGAAGGTGACGCTGACGACCGGCCCCGAGACGCCGGGCATGGTGGAGACGGCCACCCTGTTCGTCGAGGACCTGAAGGAGGCCGGCGTCCGGGCGTCGCTCCGGGAACTGCCCGCGGGACAGCTCTACGCCGACTTCCCGGCGTACGCGGCGCTACCGCTGGCCGGGGCGTACCAGATGCCCATCCCCGCCCTGTCGACCTACCAGATGAGCACGGCGGGGGGATCTCCGTCGGCGTTCGGCTGGAACGAGTCCGCCACCGACACCCTCGTCGCCGAGGCCCGCGCCGAGAGCGACCGGGCCGAGGCGAAGAAGCTGGGCACGCAGGCGCAGCGCACGCGCTGGGAGGACGGCAACCAGGTGCTGCCGGTCTTCAAACCGAACCTGAATGCCCAGGCCAAGGGGGTCACCGGGATCCGCGACGACCTCTTCGAGCAGTTCCCCGGCTTCTCCCAGGCGTCGCTGGCGTGA
- a CDS encoding (2,3-dihydroxybenzoyl)adenylate synthase, translating to MTETEQTWTEAESARYRAAGHWQGLTFGARLRRSAAAHGDRVALVDGDRRWTYADLDAEADRVAFGLRGLGIGRGDRVVVQLPNRAEFVLVWFGLQRVGAVPVHAMPGHRRREIGHLVRVSGAVACVVPDRHAGFDYRELMRSVRGEHGRGRSPRVVVVVGDPGQESGFVSFEALRTASSPTPADTSPDAVRGPGTDDGGADPADVALLLLSGGTTGLPKLIPRTHDDYAYNARACAEVCALDERTVYLAVLPIGFNFTFACPGVLGTLLAGGTVVVAPDPSPQTAFALIEQERVTLTSLTPPLVTHWVNEAASGAWDLGSLVVVQVGGARLPEEHARKLGPALGATVQQVFGMAEGLINLTRLDDPEDLVCATQGRPVSPDDEILVVGADGRPVPDGSAGELLTRGPYTLRGYYRAEEHNRTAFTPDGHYRTGDVVRRLPTGHLVVVGRIKDQINRGGEKIAAVEVEEQLLTHPAITAAALVGVPDERRGERTVAFVVCDGEAPDAREVAAHLRERGLAPYKAPDEVVQVTGLPLTAVGKVDKSSLAQELLRR from the coding sequence ATGACCGAGACCGAACAGACCTGGACCGAGGCGGAATCGGCGCGCTATCGAGCCGCGGGCCACTGGCAGGGATTGACGTTCGGCGCCCGGCTGCGCCGGTCGGCGGCCGCCCACGGCGACCGTGTCGCCCTCGTCGACGGAGACCGCCGGTGGACCTATGCGGACCTGGACGCCGAGGCCGACCGCGTGGCCTTCGGGCTGAGGGGTCTCGGGATCGGGCGGGGCGACCGCGTCGTCGTCCAGCTCCCCAACCGCGCCGAGTTCGTACTGGTCTGGTTCGGCCTTCAGCGCGTCGGCGCCGTGCCGGTGCACGCCATGCCCGGCCACCGGCGCCGGGAGATCGGTCACCTGGTACGCGTGTCGGGCGCGGTGGCCTGCGTGGTGCCCGACCGGCACGCCGGGTTCGACTACCGGGAGCTGATGCGCTCGGTACGGGGGGAGCACGGGCGGGGCCGTTCGCCGCGGGTCGTCGTCGTGGTCGGCGATCCCGGCCAGGAGAGCGGCTTCGTCTCCTTCGAGGCGCTGCGGACGGCTTCTTCCCCGACGCCCGCCGACACCTCGCCGGACGCCGTGCGGGGGCCGGGTACCGATGACGGCGGAGCGGACCCGGCCGACGTCGCCCTCCTGCTGCTCTCCGGCGGCACCACCGGCCTTCCCAAGCTCATACCGCGCACCCACGACGACTACGCGTACAACGCCCGCGCCTGCGCCGAGGTCTGCGCCCTCGACGAGCGGACCGTCTACCTCGCGGTGCTGCCGATCGGGTTCAACTTCACCTTCGCCTGCCCCGGCGTGCTCGGCACCCTCCTGGCCGGTGGGACCGTCGTCGTCGCCCCCGACCCCAGCCCTCAGACGGCGTTCGCGCTCATCGAGCAGGAGCGCGTGACCCTCACCTCCCTCACTCCGCCGCTCGTCACCCACTGGGTGAACGAGGCGGCCTCCGGCGCCTGGGACCTGGGCAGTCTCGTCGTGGTGCAGGTCGGCGGGGCGCGGCTGCCCGAGGAGCACGCCAGGAAACTCGGTCCGGCACTCGGGGCGACCGTGCAGCAGGTCTTCGGCATGGCCGAGGGGCTGATCAACCTCACGCGCCTCGACGACCCGGAGGACCTCGTCTGCGCCACCCAGGGCCGGCCCGTCTCCCCGGACGACGAGATCCTCGTGGTGGGCGCCGACGGCAGGCCCGTGCCGGACGGTTCGGCGGGGGAACTGCTCACCCGCGGGCCGTACACGCTGCGTGGCTACTACCGCGCCGAGGAGCACAACCGCACGGCGTTCACCCCGGACGGCCACTACCGGACCGGCGACGTCGTGCGGCGGCTGCCGACCGGGCACCTCGTGGTGGTGGGCCGGATCAAGGACCAGATCAACCGCGGTGGCGAGAAGATCGCCGCGGTCGAGGTGGAGGAGCAGTTGCTCACCCATCCCGCGATCACGGCGGCGGCGCTGGTGGGTGTGCCGGACGAACGCCGGGGTGAGCGGACCGTCGCCTTCGTGGTCTGCGACGGCGAGGCCCCGGACGCGCGGGAGGTGGCCGCCCATCTGAGGGAGCGCGGACTCGCTCCGTACAAGGCGCCGGACGAGGTCGTCCAGGTCACCGGCCTCCCGCTCACCGCCGTCGGAAAGGTCGACAAGTCCAGTCTCGCGCAGGAACTCCTGCGGCGGTGA
- a CDS encoding type 2 periplasmic-binding domain-containing protein codes for MPRTSVPDTPALGGSRWNTFPAAGTTLTAREFFTATEPLLQGIIDDNALTTADREVLEDQIRAALALGTRETSLPLFLGPDSAPAARELGAQAETIGQELASWATEALERLLTDPIPLPAGPLVVRSHCYGHLLTPPAADLLLGRRGGPVTMQLYNEWLHQMVLLRDALLPFTNWQGVPLLITPNGLRHTEPARDAFLTELLVRQIRHTSIVAFARNVVTGTSGPAGYGFEASGGTALPAVLDQPPLTAPRYLLTWRSDPAVGEAATYVAEVRDYYAAPRTLVEDLPPVTTTSGPLSARPVTAPVADGTRTARIEVTHDGTTAHVDLGQALRGHRFTRCEDSAAGDASGTADVWSALRAPGLVWTESGVVTLDATGQGDLAVLALLGRLYPENLTLRPADHSAARSSAPTTADGTGPSRLAILVDSAQAH; via the coding sequence ATGCCCCGCACATCCGTCCCGGATACGCCCGCTCTCGGCGGAAGCCGCTGGAACACCTTCCCCGCGGCCGGTACCACCCTGACCGCCCGCGAGTTCTTCACCGCCACCGAACCGCTGCTCCAGGGCATCATCGACGACAACGCCCTCACCACCGCAGACCGCGAGGTGCTGGAGGATCAGATCCGCGCGGCACTCGCCCTCGGCACCCGGGAGACCTCCCTCCCGCTGTTCCTCGGCCCGGACAGTGCCCCGGCGGCGCGCGAACTGGGAGCGCAGGCCGAGACGATCGGCCAGGAGCTTGCCTCTTGGGCGACCGAGGCGCTGGAGAGGCTGCTCACCGATCCGATACCGCTGCCCGCCGGCCCGCTGGTCGTCCGCAGCCACTGCTACGGCCACCTGCTCACCCCTCCCGCAGCCGATCTGCTCCTCGGACGCCGCGGCGGACCGGTCACGATGCAGCTCTACAACGAGTGGCTCCACCAGATGGTCCTGCTGCGCGACGCCCTGCTGCCCTTCACCAACTGGCAGGGTGTCCCGCTCCTGATCACCCCGAACGGACTGCGGCACACCGAACCGGCCCGCGACGCGTTCCTCACCGAACTCCTGGTGCGGCAGATCCGGCACACCAGCATCGTGGCCTTCGCCCGCAACGTCGTCACCGGCACCTCCGGCCCGGCCGGCTACGGCTTCGAGGCGAGTGGCGGCACCGCCCTGCCCGCCGTCCTCGACCAGCCACCCCTGACCGCACCCCGGTACCTGCTGACCTGGCGCTCCGACCCGGCCGTCGGTGAAGCCGCCACGTATGTCGCCGAGGTACGGGACTACTACGCCGCACCCCGCACCCTCGTCGAGGACCTGCCGCCCGTCACCACCACGTCCGGCCCGCTCTCCGCCCGTCCCGTCACCGCGCCGGTCGCCGACGGGACCCGCACCGCCCGCATCGAGGTCACCCACGACGGCACCACCGCCCACGTCGACCTCGGCCAAGCCCTGCGCGGCCACCGCTTCACCCGGTGTGAGGATTCCGCCGCAGGCGACGCGTCCGGCACCGCCGACGTCTGGTCCGCGCTGCGCGCGCCGGGGCTGGTGTGGACGGAGAGCGGCGTCGTCACCCTGGACGCCACCGGTCAGGGCGACCTCGCCGTGCTGGCCCTGCTCGGCCGGCTCTACCCGGAGAACCTCACCCTGCGCCCCGCCGACCATTCCGCTGCCCGTTCCTCTGCCCCGACAACCGCGGACGGCACCGGACCGAGCCGCCTGGCGATCCTCGTCGACTCCGCGCAAGCCCACTGA
- a CDS encoding TetR/AcrR family transcriptional regulator yields the protein MARTREFDTEAAVSRAMELFWTRGYEATSVRDLTGHLGIGQGSLYAAFGDKDGLYRAALEHYRTTLAAAALRSLEEGSDARSAIRTMLVERVRIAVADNGRGCLAVNAACERLPEDAAIRRTVHDMQDASRDALAEVLRVAAERGEIAERHDPYTLAGFLVTFLNGLLVSAKITPDVRALEPLVEVALAALD from the coding sequence ATGGCAAGGACCCGGGAGTTCGACACGGAAGCGGCGGTGAGCCGCGCGATGGAGTTGTTCTGGACGCGCGGCTACGAGGCCACCTCGGTGCGCGACCTGACCGGGCACCTGGGGATCGGGCAGGGGTCCTTGTACGCGGCGTTCGGCGACAAGGACGGCCTGTACCGGGCGGCGCTGGAGCACTACCGCACCACCCTCGCGGCGGCCGCCCTGCGCAGCCTGGAGGAGGGGTCGGACGCCCGGTCGGCGATCCGCACGATGCTGGTCGAGCGGGTCCGGATCGCCGTGGCGGACAATGGCCGGGGTTGCCTGGCGGTCAATGCCGCCTGCGAGCGCCTGCCGGAGGATGCGGCGATCCGGCGCACCGTGCACGACATGCAGGACGCCAGCCGGGACGCGCTCGCCGAAGTGCTGCGGGTCGCGGCGGAGCGGGGCGAGATCGCGGAGCGGCACGACCCGTACACTCTCGCCGGGTTCCTCGTCACCTTCCTCAACGGACTGCTGGTATCCGCGAAGATCACGCCGGACGTCCGTGCCCTCGAACCCCTTGTGGAGGTCGCGCTGGCCGCCCTCGACTGA
- a CDS encoding ABC transporter permease gives MSPAAFAGRRLAGAAVLLVLLSAVIFAATAVLPGDAVSAVAGVDASEAQRAGVRAELGLDRPAAERYADWVAGAVRGDLGRGFVGDRPVTEVLSTRLPNSLLLAGLTLAVTVPFATLLGLWTGLRGGAGDRIVSTAAQTLAAVPEFVVAALLVAVLAVWLEILPRVSVVPLGGTPLDVPHALILPVLTLSAVGLAVATRLLRSSVADAAATPYCEAARLNGVRGVRLAVRHILPNAAGPAVQALTLTTGALVGSAVVVENVFDYPGIGRELQLAVAARDIPMVQGIATALAGVMLLVLLAGDICARLLVAREGHRP, from the coding sequence GTGAGCCCGGCCGCCTTCGCCGGCCGCCGCCTCGCGGGGGCGGCCGTGCTGCTCGTCCTGCTGTCGGCCGTGATCTTCGCGGCCACGGCGGTTCTCCCCGGGGACGCCGTGAGCGCCGTCGCGGGTGTGGACGCCTCCGAGGCGCAGCGCGCCGGCGTCCGGGCCGAACTCGGCCTCGACCGCCCTGCCGCCGAGCGGTACGCGGACTGGGTGGCCGGCGCGGTCCGCGGGGACCTGGGCCGTGGCTTCGTGGGGGACCGGCCGGTCACCGAGGTTCTGTCGACCCGCCTGCCGAACAGCCTGCTCCTGGCCGGACTCACCCTCGCGGTCACCGTGCCGTTCGCCACGCTGCTGGGCCTGTGGACGGGCCTGCGGGGCGGAGCCGGCGACCGGATCGTCTCCACGGCCGCCCAGACCCTGGCCGCCGTACCGGAGTTCGTCGTCGCCGCGCTGCTCGTCGCCGTACTGGCCGTGTGGCTGGAGATCCTGCCGCGCGTCTCCGTCGTCCCGTTGGGCGGCACGCCGCTCGACGTACCGCACGCGCTGATCCTGCCCGTGCTGACACTCAGCGCGGTCGGTCTCGCGGTGGCCACCAGGCTGCTGAGGTCCTCCGTCGCCGACGCCGCGGCCACCCCTTACTGCGAGGCCGCACGACTCAACGGAGTGCGTGGCGTGAGGCTGGCCGTCCGCCACATCCTGCCCAACGCCGCGGGGCCCGCCGTCCAGGCGCTCACCCTCACCACGGGGGCGCTGGTGGGATCCGCGGTGGTGGTGGAGAACGTCTTCGACTACCCGGGCATCGGCCGGGAACTGCAACTGGCCGTCGCGGCGAGGGACATACCCATGGTGCAGGGCATCGCCACCGCGCTCGCCGGGGTGATGCTCCTGGTGCTGCTGGCGGGGGACATCTGTGCGCGGCTGCTCGTCGCACGGGAGGGACACCGACCATGA
- a CDS encoding ABC transporter ATP-binding protein: protein MTGRSTPRPPAAKPLAEISGLTLGPVAGGPPVLRDVCLSLPAGQVLGVVGRSGSGKSSLAHGLLGHVRPGLDVRAGTVRVAGLDPFDRADARRLRGRVVSFLGQDPASSLNPALRIGSQIAEAVRLRSSVKGRDGVRARVGELLLSVRLPADREFRGRLPGQLSGGQAQRVALALALAGRPRLLVLDEPTSGLDPVLADGMRALLAEVLCQGDRAALLVSHDPAWIGSVADDVIRLEAGRIAGRGMPVAPPSVPRSRAAPGDGAHGEAARVTAAGPSVVGALSVRRLHAVHGRVCVLHDVSLTVPAGSCTAIVGASGSGKTTLARCLAGLHPPASGSVEWAADAARGGRGAPVQLVAQDTRGALNPRESVGVALTRPLRGVGGLPGRAASDEAVRLLRPVGLDTDVLGRRPGELSGGQRQRVALVRTLAAGPRVLVCDEITSALDPETAGRVLDLLDSLRRTLGLTVVMVTHDLAVAATRADQVVVLDGGRVVEAGRADRVLVHPEHPVTRHLLARGDGPVLTAPE, encoded by the coding sequence ATGACCGGCCGCTCGACGCCCCGGCCGCCGGCCGCCAAACCGCTCGCCGAGATCAGCGGGCTGACCCTGGGTCCTGTGGCCGGAGGGCCGCCCGTCCTGCGCGACGTCTGCCTGTCGCTGCCGGCCGGGCAGGTGCTGGGGGTCGTCGGCCGGTCCGGATCGGGTAAGAGCAGCCTGGCGCACGGCCTGCTCGGGCATGTGCGTCCGGGCCTGGATGTTCGCGCCGGAACCGTCCGGGTCGCCGGCCTCGATCCCTTCGACCGCGCGGACGCCCGTCGGCTGCGTGGCCGGGTGGTTTCCTTCCTGGGGCAGGACCCGGCCTCCTCACTGAATCCCGCGCTGCGGATCGGCAGCCAGATCGCCGAGGCGGTGCGGCTGCGCTCGTCCGTGAAGGGCAGGGACGGTGTCCGCGCGCGGGTCGGCGAACTTCTGCTGTCCGTAAGGCTGCCGGCCGACCGGGAGTTCCGCGGGCGGCTGCCCGGGCAGCTGTCGGGCGGGCAGGCCCAGCGGGTGGCCCTCGCGCTGGCGCTGGCGGGCCGGCCCAGGCTGCTGGTCCTCGACGAGCCCACCAGTGGGCTGGACCCGGTCCTGGCCGACGGGATGCGCGCCCTGCTGGCCGAGGTCCTGTGCCAAGGGGACCGCGCCGCACTGCTGGTCAGCCACGACCCGGCGTGGATCGGGTCGGTGGCCGACGACGTGATCCGCCTGGAAGCGGGGCGGATCGCCGGGCGCGGGATGCCAGTGGCGCCGCCGTCGGTCCCGCGGTCCCGGGCCGCCCCGGGCGATGGCGCCCACGGCGAGGCTGCCCGCGTCACCGCCGCCGGACCCTCCGTCGTCGGTGCGCTCTCCGTGCGGCGACTGCACGCCGTCCACGGGCGCGTCTGCGTGCTGCACGACGTCTCCCTCACCGTCCCGGCGGGTTCCTGCACCGCGATCGTCGGGGCGTCGGGATCGGGGAAGACCACCCTCGCCCGCTGCCTCGCGGGGCTCCACCCGCCGGCGTCCGGGAGCGTCGAGTGGGCGGCCGACGCTGCGAGAGGGGGGCGCGGGGCTCCGGTGCAACTCGTCGCACAGGACACCCGCGGTGCCCTCAACCCGCGCGAGTCCGTGGGCGTCGCGCTCACCCGTCCGCTCAGGGGAGTCGGGGGACTGCCGGGGCGGGCCGCGTCCGACGAGGCGGTGCGGTTGCTCCGGCCGGTCGGGCTGGACACGGACGTACTGGGCCGCCGGCCCGGGGAGTTGTCCGGGGGCCAGCGGCAACGTGTGGCGCTCGTCCGGACGCTGGCCGCCGGACCGCGTGTCCTCGTCTGCGACGAGATCACCTCGGCTCTCGACCCGGAGACGGCGGGCAGAGTCCTCGACCTGCTGGACTCCCTGCGGCGGACGCTCGGTCTGACCGTCGTGATGGTGACGCACGACCTGGCGGTCGCTGCCACCCGCGCGGATCAGGTCGTCGTGCTGGACGGGGGGCGGGTGGTGGAAGCAGGCCGGGCCGACCGCGTACTGGTGCACCCGGAGCATCCCGTCACCCGTCACCTCCTCGCCCGTGGGGACGGTCCGGTCCTCACCGCGCCCGAGTAG
- a CDS encoding alpha/beta fold hydrolase has product MMFDHEGTPVRTGRAAVNGTSLHYRTAGSGPAVVLLHGVPKTSYHWRHLVPKLTPHYTVVVPDLRGLGDSARPSDGYDSATMSDDIAALMNHLGHQTYAVAGEDWGAVIGYQLAARHRDHVTALVFAEALFPGFGFEDHTALTPENVSSGMHLWHLGFYFQPDVPEMLISGHERELITYMIKYERSRPDTATPDAVDEYVRCYSMPGGIRAMLSVYRAMLVDAEQNRQTAQRKLDIPVLALGGSAFIGDRNESQMRLMAHDVTGHVFDAGHDLAEEVPDEMADVLLPFLATHQ; this is encoded by the coding sequence ATGATGTTCGACCATGAAGGAACGCCCGTCCGCACGGGCCGAGCCGCTGTGAACGGAACGAGTCTGCACTACCGCACAGCCGGGTCCGGCCCCGCGGTGGTGCTCCTGCACGGTGTGCCCAAGACCAGCTACCACTGGCGTCACCTCGTCCCGAAGCTGACGCCCCACTACACCGTCGTCGTGCCGGACCTCCGCGGTCTCGGTGACTCAGCCCGACCGTCGGACGGCTACGACTCCGCCACCATGAGCGACGACATCGCCGCGCTGATGAACCACCTCGGACACCAGACATACGCCGTGGCGGGTGAGGACTGGGGAGCGGTGATCGGCTACCAGCTCGCCGCCCGCCACCGCGACCACGTCACCGCTCTCGTGTTCGCCGAGGCACTGTTCCCCGGATTCGGCTTCGAGGACCACACGGCCCTCACCCCCGAGAACGTCTCCAGCGGCATGCACCTGTGGCATCTGGGCTTCTACTTCCAGCCCGACGTACCCGAGATGCTGATCAGCGGACACGAGCGCGAGCTGATCACCTACATGATCAAGTACGAGCGCAGCCGGCCCGACACCGCCACCCCCGACGCGGTCGACGAATACGTGCGCTGCTACTCCATGCCCGGCGGAATCCGCGCGATGCTCTCCGTCTACCGGGCCATGCTCGTCGACGCCGAACAGAACCGGCAGACCGCACAGAGGAAGCTGGACATCCCGGTCCTGGCGCTGGGCGGATCCGCGTTCATCGGCGACCGCAACGAGTCCCAGATGCGACTCATGGCTCACGACGTCACCGGGCACGTCTTCGACGCCGGCCACGACCTCGCAGAGGAAGTACCCGACGAGATGGCCGACGTCCTCCTGCCGTTCCTGGCCACCCACCAGTAA
- a CDS encoding cupin domain-containing protein → MTEPKAPVNLAHKLSQFDELWTQKKIADLNDYEVKLAKLKGEFVWHTHEDTDELFLVISGRLTIQLRDGDVVLEPGELFVVPRGAEHCPVADEETAILLLEPAGVLNTGDAGGPLTKAAEPLD, encoded by the coding sequence ATGACCGAACCCAAGGCACCCGTCAACCTCGCCCACAAGCTCTCGCAGTTCGATGAGCTCTGGACCCAGAAGAAGATCGCCGACCTGAACGACTACGAGGTCAAGCTCGCCAAATTGAAGGGCGAATTCGTCTGGCACACCCACGAGGACACCGACGAACTGTTCCTCGTCATCAGCGGTCGGCTCACCATCCAGCTCAGGGACGGTGACGTCGTGCTCGAACCGGGTGAGCTGTTCGTGGTTCCGCGGGGCGCCGAACACTGCCCGGTGGCGGACGAGGAGACTGCCATTCTGCTGCTGGAACCGGCAGGGGTCCTCAATACAGGTGACGCGGGCGGGCCGCTGACCAAGGCTGCTGAGCCCTTGGACTGA
- a CDS encoding ABC transporter permease — protein MTTVLAPWGRRTRTGGSGTPRRPGPPLLTATCTLLVLLLALAGPLVAPHSPTAQLATPFQQPDAQFPLGTDVLGRDVASRVLSGGRTIVLTALAGTAAAGVVGMTAGVLAALASRRLGDLLLRCVDALAVLPALLVVLVLAAGFPGSHTALVASVALATVPFSTRVLRAAADTVLASAYVETALARGDTRWAVLRHDVLPNIAGPALTDTALRLVASLHLTATAGFLGLGPGGATPDWGHMVSENVPGATLAATPFLAPALMLVLLSVCVGLLAGRLADTAGRGAG, from the coding sequence ATGACGACGGTCCTCGCACCGTGGGGGAGACGGACACGCACCGGTGGGTCGGGCACGCCCCGACGCCCCGGGCCGCCGCTGCTCACCGCGACGTGCACCCTGCTCGTCCTTCTGCTCGCGCTGGCCGGTCCGCTGGTCGCGCCGCACAGCCCCACCGCGCAACTCGCCACCCCCTTCCAGCAGCCCGACGCCCAGTTTCCACTCGGCACCGACGTGCTGGGCCGGGACGTGGCGAGCCGGGTGCTCTCCGGCGGCCGCACGATCGTGCTCACCGCGCTGGCCGGTACGGCGGCTGCCGGAGTGGTCGGTATGACTGCCGGCGTCCTGGCGGCCCTGGCCTCGCGTCGGCTGGGTGACCTGCTGCTCCGCTGCGTGGACGCCTTGGCTGTTCTTCCCGCGCTCCTGGTCGTCCTCGTCCTCGCTGCCGGGTTCCCCGGCAGTCACACCGCGCTGGTGGCTTCGGTCGCTCTGGCCACCGTCCCGTTCTCCACCCGTGTGCTGCGTGCCGCTGCCGACACGGTGCTCGCCAGCGCGTACGTCGAGACCGCGCTGGCCCGCGGTGACACCCGGTGGGCCGTACTGCGCCATGACGTGCTGCCCAACATCGCCGGACCGGCTCTCACGGACACGGCGCTCCGTCTGGTCGCCTCCCTGCACCTCACCGCCACCGCGGGATTCCTCGGCCTCGGACCGGGCGGGGCGACTCCCGACTGGGGGCACATGGTGAGTGAGAACGTCCCCGGAGCGACGCTGGCCGCGACGCCGTTCCTCGCTCCGGCGCTGATGCTGGTGCTGCTGTCGGTCTGTGTCGGCCTGCTGGCGGGGCGGCTGGCGGACACGGCGGGGCGGGGCGCCGGATGA
- a CDS encoding ferredoxin: MTVARQSSGAGKVGVARDRCVGAGQCVLAAPTVFDQDEEEGLVLVLDDEPHASDADAVREAVWACPSGALTLR, from the coding sequence ATGACCGTGGCACGACAGTCGTCCGGAGCCGGGAAGGTCGGCGTGGCGCGGGACCGGTGTGTGGGGGCGGGGCAGTGTGTTCTCGCCGCGCCGACGGTGTTCGACCAGGACGAGGAGGAAGGACTGGTGCTCGTCCTGGACGACGAGCCTCACGCGTCCGACGCCGATGCCGTGCGTGAGGCCGTGTGGGCCTGCCCGTCGGGTGCTCTCACCCTGCGGTGA